In Bacteriovorax sp. Seq25_V, the following are encoded in one genomic region:
- a CDS encoding arylesterase, with the protein MESVIKNLIVKLIILSTLGVASFAEVKVLVLGDSLSEGYGVGKDKSYVNLIQKRLDEEKIPMKITNGSISGSTTSSLASRLKWYLKIKPDYVIVALGANDGLRGLDLTQMNKNLRDGVETIKKANSTPIIFPMLLPPNYGQTYRETFEKTFTAITADYKLKEAPFLLDGVAAQRELNQSDGIHPNIKGHELMAKKLYPFFKGLADAGN; encoded by the coding sequence ATGGAGAGTGTTATTAAAAATCTGATTGTAAAATTAATCATATTATCTACTCTTGGTGTGGCATCATTTGCAGAAGTCAAAGTTCTTGTTCTTGGAGACTCGCTATCTGAAGGTTACGGTGTTGGGAAGGATAAGTCTTATGTAAATCTTATTCAAAAAAGATTGGATGAGGAAAAGATACCGATGAAAATCACAAACGGTAGTATCTCTGGATCAACAACATCTTCGCTAGCTTCACGACTCAAGTGGTATCTTAAAATTAAGCCTGATTACGTCATTGTTGCCCTTGGGGCCAATGATGGACTTCGTGGGCTTGATCTCACGCAGATGAATAAGAATCTAAGGGATGGGGTTGAGACTATAAAAAAAGCAAACTCGACTCCAATTATTTTTCCAATGCTACTTCCTCCAAATTATGGACAAACATATCGTGAGACATTTGAGAAAACTTTTACAGCTATCACCGCCGATTATAAATTAAAAGAAGCGCCATTTTTACTTGATGGTGTTGCTGCTCAGAGAGAATTGAATCAATCAGATGGAATACATCCAAATATAAAGGGTCATGAGTTGATGGCCAAGAAACTCTATCCATTCTTTAAAGGA
- a CDS encoding DUF3488 and transglutaminase-like domain-containing protein, translating to MVANYTSNRSTLYLLNSFLAFNILLYDTMPVGYFIYIALITLSQLISRHRFLTGLYIFSTIPLAIYLTGQFRSVECATFILGTLCVLKAFEVKKLRDLFSYYVMYILFMAGSILLTTEVIAIVLVIYSLGSMFFNLGKITRVTYERGRLTMMLLTSVLFVSILYLLIPQVGMGGAFSFASSRAGSTGVSEELKPGTISDLVLDKSVHYIIEMNSFPKSFYWRAYTFNRTDGKRWWGRTNYKESIKTRQDSYDFKVNKIGRKNLPVIKNKDMDIFVAADSVSVKENEYGDIKIPKAISNYFLQSGKMRSTVSDEERKFKTRLSPKLIKDLDRFKGLSVDETVLALINFFKSLKLEYSLSGADFDTNDISGFLYTTKKGYCEHFASAFALALNHLGIQSHVLVGYYGGEYNKSNNFLVLKGENAHAWIEYYDGTQWVDFDPVEFIVSKTSLPPNEMAEVKARELFSSNDLSFSLDDFLYGSYLKLNYLFFSFDLEQQKELYQRFRIWADEFSNKNLRFYKLLTFFLSFFPILLIATFFGLSDSLTFRLLKWRERKLGQYNIMESFLPIYQCNEQLKRDFLELYLKKNYSESTRLDLIKYQFLKWRVLLKI from the coding sequence ATGGTAGCTAATTATACAAGTAATAGAAGTACACTATATCTTCTCAATTCATTCCTTGCTTTTAATATCTTGCTCTATGATACGATGCCAGTTGGATATTTTATTTATATCGCGCTCATCACCTTGTCTCAACTTATAAGCCGACATAGATTCTTAACTGGACTGTACATATTTTCCACTATCCCGCTTGCAATTTATCTAACCGGACAGTTTAGAAGTGTTGAGTGTGCTACTTTCATTCTCGGGACCCTCTGTGTTTTGAAGGCCTTTGAGGTGAAGAAGCTTAGGGATTTGTTTAGCTATTATGTCATGTATATCCTATTTATGGCCGGTTCGATTCTTCTTACGACTGAAGTTATTGCTATTGTCTTGGTTATTTATTCTTTAGGCTCGATGTTTTTTAACTTAGGAAAAATCACACGAGTGACATATGAACGTGGACGTTTAACTATGATGCTTCTTACTTCAGTCCTCTTTGTAAGTATTTTGTACCTACTCATTCCTCAAGTTGGGATGGGGGGAGCTTTTTCATTTGCAAGTAGTCGAGCAGGAAGCACTGGTGTGTCCGAAGAGTTAAAGCCTGGCACAATATCGGATCTTGTACTCGATAAATCAGTGCACTACATCATTGAAATGAATTCTTTTCCCAAATCTTTCTACTGGCGCGCTTATACCTTTAACCGAACTGATGGTAAGCGTTGGTGGGGAAGAACAAACTATAAAGAGTCGATAAAAACTCGCCAAGATAGTTATGATTTTAAAGTGAATAAGATTGGTCGAAAGAATCTCCCTGTAATCAAGAATAAGGACATGGATATCTTCGTTGCGGCAGACTCAGTTAGTGTTAAAGAGAATGAATACGGAGATATTAAAATTCCAAAAGCTATTTCTAATTATTTTTTACAAAGTGGTAAAATGAGGAGCACCGTCAGCGATGAAGAAAGAAAGTTTAAAACGAGATTGTCCCCAAAGCTGATTAAAGACTTGGATCGATTTAAGGGTCTATCCGTTGATGAGACAGTATTGGCCTTAATAAACTTCTTTAAATCTTTAAAACTTGAATATTCTTTAAGCGGTGCTGACTTTGATACAAATGATATTTCAGGATTTCTATACACTACTAAAAAAGGGTATTGCGAACATTTTGCTTCTGCTTTTGCTCTTGCCTTGAATCATCTCGGTATTCAATCACATGTGTTGGTTGGTTATTATGGGGGTGAGTACAATAAGAGTAACAACTTTCTTGTTTTAAAAGGAGAAAATGCCCATGCATGGATTGAGTATTACGATGGAACTCAGTGGGTAGACTTTGACCCTGTTGAGTTTATTGTTTCAAAAACTTCTCTTCCTCCAAATGAAATGGCCGAAGTTAAAGCGCGAGAGCTTTTCAGCTCGAACGACTTGAGTTTTAGTTTAGATGATTTCCTATATGGCTCATATTTAAAGCTTAACTATCTTTTCTTTAGCTTTGATCTTGAACAGCAAAAGGAGTTATATCAGCGTTTTAGGATTTGGGCCGATGAATTCAGTAATAAAAACCTAAGATTTTACAAATTACTGACATTTTTTCTCTCTTTTTTTCCTATACTGCTTATTGCTACTTTCTTTGGATTGTCAGACTCTCTTACTTTTCGTCTTTTAAAGTGGAGAGAGAGAAAGCTTGGACAATACAATATAATGGAGAGTTTTTTACCAATATATCAATGTAATGAGCAATTGAAGCGAGATTTTTTAGAATTATATCTGAAAAAAAACTATAGCGAGAGTACTCGTCTCGACTTGATAAAGTACCAGTTTTTAAAATGGAGAGTGTTATTAAAAATCTGA